A window of Ooceraea biroi isolate clonal line C1 chromosome 9, Obir_v5.4, whole genome shotgun sequence genomic DNA:
AGCATCGTGAACAACTATCTAGACATTCACAAAATTagtctgaaatttttaattattgaacaatATGAGATGTACTTGCTCTCTTATTTCATCTCTTGCGTTGGTTTTCTATTTACGGATAGCCATTCGGAAAAGAAACCgtgagttttattaattttacaatgcatttatcaGATCCCACGTCCTGGTTGCGATCCGACCTCGTTTGCCTGTCCAGCTGATGGCGAGTTTCCGGATCCGACAGATTGTACGCGTTATCACTTGTGCGCGCAGGGCGTCGTCACAACTAATCAGTGTCCACGGAATACCGTGTACGATCATAGTACCGGTGGTTGCAAATATCGTCGTTATCCCTCTGATTGCGTGACCATCAACTGCGTCGGAAGGGATGGTCGCCCGTTCGTGTATCCGCGAGACGATCGCATTCACGGAAGATGCATTCTTGGTAAGCCGCTCATTCTCGGGCGATGTGAGAATTACGAGAGATACGATGTCAACCGCGTGAGATGTGTGAGATACTGCAGGACGAGTGGTGTTCAGCCGCCAGATCCAGGTCCCAATTCCTGCCGGAAGTACGTTCTGTGCGTGGAAGTATTACCCAGGACGTATGAACCAGTGGAGATGTCCTGTGCCTGCAATGAAGGGTACGACAAAGAGTTTAACGGTTGCAAGGTGAACGCGACCTGTTTGGAGAACGTTCCCCAGCCATGGTGCGAGCAAGTAATACAAAATGACAATTCGAACGAATCCGAAGACGATGATAGTTCGGGTAACATTGACAATGGAGATCAAGTTTTATTgccgttaattattaataactctggcaataataattctaaaaaCAACATTTCCAACGGCAATGATAAAGTCGATGGAAACTTGGTAAACGGAAATGGCAATGGGAACAATTCTAATTCTGGTAACGTCCGAAAAAGGGATTCTGCTGGaacgttaattattaacagttCAGGAAACTCTAATagcgaaaataatataaccAATGGTGATGATGACGTCAATGGAAATATAGTGAATGGAAATGAAAACGGTAACAATGAGAATACGGGAAATATAAATCCCGATATGAATCCCGATTCGGAGTCAGACCCACCGAGACTGGCCGCAAGTTTCATAAGAATTTTCATCGATTGGATAAATCAGAAAACACACATAGATTATGATTAATCTTTACGAAAAAGATTTGTTATACTTtaatgtacgcgcgcgcaaagataataattgtatattgcaatatatatcTATGATATCATTTTTCGCAACTCCACATTGCTTCATTGCTGACATTTAATAagcataaaaaaaagttacatattgtaaaacatttttaattccaAAAAGCTGCATGTATACTAGTTTGTAAGACACATATGCAAATTTTGTGACACGCAAATTTGTGAATATACaatatagaattaaatataaaattaaatttaatataaataatttaatataaaattaaatatgacgAATATAATTTGTGAAATAAAGCGCGGGTGTTTATtacttcaatattattatcgctTTATTGTCACTTTGGTTATTCATTATTGTCTAGACAAACACATAGTAGTACTTTAAATCGTAGAGTTTAAGGAAGATAGATTTATATGTCATCCACAGCAATGATGGATCGATGATGCCGTGACATATCGAGCATATTTCGACTGTATACGTGCAATACTACATACATAGTAGACAACAACGTTTTTCTAACGATACTCAAATGAGACATAGAGATTAGGATGAAACCGAATTCACGTTATCGGGCTCTGCAAAGCTCCGAGCGCTCTAATTTGGCATTTACATTGTACATTACATATTACTACGCCCACGGAGATTATTTCCTGGCTTCGTCGATTCCGCTTACGTGCATATGAACGATCGAGGTTTT
This region includes:
- the LOC105277330 gene encoding uncharacterized protein LOC105277330; this translates as MGTYQDVVIVIIICCYKVSSQSLTLFDNTIVIDRNESISCSSDLECVEDSCNEGRVCIRVNETSWYQFGTITCDKDSSTPYCNGGLCSKIPRPGCDPTSFACPADGEFPDPTDCTRYHLCAQGVVTTNQCPRNTVYDHSTGGCKYRRYPSDCVTINCVGRDGRPFVYPRDDRIHGRCILGKPLILGRCENYERYDVNRVRCVRYCRTSGVQPPDPGPNSCRKYVLCVEVLPRTYEPVEMSCACNEGYDKEFNGCKVNATCLENVPQPWCEQVIQNDNSNESEDDDSSGNIDNGDQVLLPLIINNSGNNNSKNNISNGNDKVDGNLVNGNGNGNNSNSGNVRKRDSAGTLIINSSGNSNSENNITNGDDDVNGNIVNGNENGNNENTGNINPDMNPDSESDPPRLAASFIRIFIDWINQKTHIDYD